Genomic DNA from Verrucomicrobiota bacterium:
TGCAGGTTTCGTGCTAATGCCAATAATATAAAACTAGCCCCGAAGATGACTCCTCCTTGGAATCCGCCACCTGGACTGTGGTGACCATGGGCGACCACGTAGAGCGCAAAAAGTTGAATGATAGGAAGTAACAGACGAGTGGTCGTTGCAATGATCAGGTCTGGCTTCTTGTCGGTTAGTTTTGGTTCTTTGTGCTGGTTCTGGCTGCTGGAACCGAATACACGCAGTATCCCGATAATAGCTATACCTGCGGTGAATATCACCACGGTTTCAAACAGGGTGTCGTAGCCCCGGTAGTCCGCCAGGACGGCCGTTACCATATTAGGAACTGTTGTTTCGGGAAAAGTTTGAGTGATGTAATGTTGAGACAAACGGTAGCTACTGGCTGGCGAATTTACATCTCCCCAATCAGGAAAATCTTTTTCCGCCTGTAAGAGTAATAGTCCCGTAATTATTACGGTAATGAATCCGAGTACTTTCAATCTGATGACCTCCTTGATGTGCGCAGCACGGTTGAAATCATAAATACAGCGCTAACTCCCGCACCGACGGCCGCCTCGGTAAAGGCGACATCAACCGCACCCATACCAGCCCAAAGCAGACACATGAGAAAACTGTAAACTCCGAAAATCATCGCCGCACTGAGCAAGTCCTTCACCTGGAGTGCAATGATCGAAGTGATCACCAGGAAAATCAGAATTATCAGGTCGAAAATCCAGATCATTTCCCCTCCTCCTTTTTGCCGCGAGTCCACATTTTTATTCCTTCTTCAAACCCGGCTTTGATAAGAGCGTGAGTGCTGGTCGGTCCTGTCGACATGATAAACATAGCAATAAATATCATTTTACCAACGACCAGGAAATTTGCCAGGGAAGGAACATGCAGCTGATACAGCGCCATTCCTGCTAGGATGAGAAGCATGGAACAGGTGTCTCCTTTTCCAGCGGCATGCATACGTGTATAAAAGTCCGGGAATCTCAATATACCCACTGCGCCACCGATGAAAAATACCAGCCCGGTGCAAATAATAAAAATGCTTATGATGTTAATAATCAATCTCCAGACTCCTCCGCTTTCATATCGGCAAACGACTTGGTTGGGTTTACCCGATCAAAGAAACGAGCCGCTGCGATCGATCCAATAAAGTTCAGAAGGGCATAGGTCAGGGCAAAATCAACAAACATTTCCACCCGTTGGAACAACATGCCGATGATGATTAGTAGGACCGTCGTTTTGGTCCCGATTACGTTGACGGCAACTATCCGGTCAATCGCAGTGGGTCCTATGATCATTCGGTAAATGATCGGAACCATGAGAGCGAGGATGGCTATGCCGACCCATACGAAAAAATTCTCCATGACCTAACTGTCCCCTCCTTCAAATACTTTAGAGATTTTTTGCTCCATCGTCTCACTCTCAACACCCGACTTGGTATGTCGCGAGATGGAGTGGATGAGTAGTTCATCTCCTTCGATGTCTATGGTGATGGTACCGGGAGTGAGTGTGATTGAATTGGCCAGTATGTATTTACCATAGTCGGTCTTAAGTTTTGTCTTAACACGGACCAGGGAAGGATCGAGGTCTTTGATCTCACCGGGTGTTAGCGCCAGCCTCAATATGTGGACATTGGAGAGAATAATCTCCCACAACAGCCAGAGTAAATAACCGGGTATTCTCGCTGTTTCAGCCAGGCGGTTGGCAAAACCTTTAGAACGGTTTGTAAAGTAAAAGCTCGAGGAGATAAGGGTTATAAACAGGCAGGAGAGAACACCCAAGGTGATGTGGAAATAGTCAAATTGTCCGGATAATACAACCCAGCCGCCGAATAAGATCAGAAAAATGACAACGCGGTACATGTAGGAGCTTTAGAGAATTTGCGATTGCGGAGTTGCTACTCGAGAAGAATTGGGTGAAGTAGAAACCAAAAAAAGGATCTCAGATCGCTTGCACAAGACTTTTCAGGTATTTTTTAGTCAATGACCTCGAATTGTTTTTTTGGTATCCTTGGTAGGTGCCCAAAGTGAAGCTTTTTCGACTTGCGGAATCGAATCATGATATTGAGTGTTCTGGCATCAGGTCTCTGGTAGTTGTTTCCGCTGTTCCACTTGTGCAATAAAGTTCTATGATTTGGTTTTACACGATAAATGGTGAGCAAAAAGGTCCTGTTTCAGAAGATGAATTAAAGCAGCTTTTCGATTCTGGGTTGATCAAGCTGACCGACTTGGTGTGGAGGGAAGCAATGAGTGACTGGGCTTCGTATGGTTCAGTGTTTGAAGGAATTCAAGAAACGCCTACGCGGACTACCCAGGCAGGCCAGGCAAATAAAACTTCCCCGATACCTGTGGCTAGCGGTGCCAACGGTCGAACTCCCAACTATGAATTACGTGCTTCAGCCCGCCGAGCTTTATCGGGCCGGTGGAATCAGGCTGCGCTGTTTATCTTCCTGTTCATTTTGCTCATTTTTGCTTCTGGCCTGGTTCCATTTGGATGCTTTATCCTATTCGGACCCTTCATGCTGGGTGTTCACGAATATTTTCTCCGTCTATTTCGTAAGGAGGATCCACAGAACAATCTCTTGTTTGCCGGGTTTTCCAACTTCGCGTTGGGGCTGGTTATTTATTTGCTGATCTTCGCCATCGGTATAGCCGTTCTTATGGTGGTCGGGATTCCGATTGGTTTGCTGGTTGCAAGCATTGCGGCAGTAGGAGACTCACAAGCCGGGGCATTGGTTCCAGTGATGATAATCATCATCGGATTTGGAACTGGGGTGATTATGGTGAGTTCGATAGTGATCCAGGTAATATTTTCCATCGGCTACCTGATTGCATTGGAAGAACCGGAAATCGGTGGCGTAGAGGTTCTTCAAAAGTGCCCCCGGATTCTCAAGGGCTACAAGCTAAAGTTGTTTATGATGCATCTTGTATTTCTCGGTTGGTCCATTCTGACGATACCGACCTTATACATTGGGATGCTTTGGGTGATGCCCTATTATTATACAAGTCTCGTGGCCTTTTATGACGACCTCAAAGCTCCTCCGTCTGTTTGAACTGATTCGAGGAAATCCGTGATAATTGGATTTTGTAGAGCTGTCTGGTAGGCTAATAGCGGGTGGATTTTCTACAGTTAAAGTTGAGGTGTTTTGCCAAAACCGCCGCCCGTTTTTACTCGAAAATAGAATTACTCGGGCGCATATACCCAGACCTGATTTTCCGTTGCGCTTTCAAATAGCGCTGTTCATCGTTGCGCGTTTTTTATCACTATCATGAGCAATAATACTTCGGATAATTCCCATGACCTGTTTGCCGTACGTAAGGCAAAACTGGATAAGTTGCGCGAGGACGGAATCGACCCA
This window encodes:
- a CDS encoding DUF4040 domain-containing protein, whose translation is MIWIFDLIILIFLVITSIIALQVKDLLSAAMIFGVYSFLMCLLWAGMGAVDVAFTEAAVGAGVSAVFMISTVLRTSRRSSD
- the mnhG gene encoding monovalent cation/H(+) antiporter subunit G, with the protein product MIINIISIFIICTGLVFFIGGAVGILRFPDFYTRMHAAGKGDTCSMLLILAGMALYQLHVPSLANFLVVGKMIFIAMFIMSTGPTSTHALIKAGFEEGIKMWTRGKKEEGK
- a CDS encoding monovalent cation/H+ antiporter complex subunit F — its product is MENFFVWVGIAILALMVPIIYRMIIGPTAIDRIVAVNVIGTKTTVLLIIIGMLFQRVEMFVDFALTYALLNFIGSIAAARFFDRVNPTKSFADMKAEESGD
- a CDS encoding Na+/H+ antiporter subunit E, coding for MYRVVIFLILFGGWVVLSGQFDYFHITLGVLSCLFITLISSSFYFTNRSKGFANRLAETARIPGYLLWLLWEIILSNVHILRLALTPGEIKDLDPSLVRVKTKLKTDYGKYILANSITLTPGTITIDIEGDELLIHSISRHTKSGVESETMEQKISKVFEGGDS
- a CDS encoding DUF975 family protein codes for the protein MIWFYTINGEQKGPVSEDELKQLFDSGLIKLTDLVWREAMSDWASYGSVFEGIQETPTRTTQAGQANKTSPIPVASGANGRTPNYELRASARRALSGRWNQAALFIFLFILLIFASGLVPFGCFILFGPFMLGVHEYFLRLFRKEDPQNNLLFAGFSNFALGLVIYLLIFAIGIAVLMVVGIPIGLLVASIAAVGDSQAGALVPVMIIIIGFGTGVIMVSSIVIQVIFSIGYLIALEEPEIGGVEVLQKCPRILKGYKLKLFMMHLVFLGWSILTIPTLYIGMLWVMPYYYTSLVAFYDDLKAPPSV